One region of Natronorubrum aibiense genomic DNA includes:
- a CDS encoding amidohydrolase family protein produces the protein MSRTRATDHQRSATTRRRVLEGIGVGLTGSIGLVGTGATAGAGTTRETEPNPRVEPTQDAVADQPLIDVHTHLIPDETLDRTPLRADDLVSWMDSRGIDRAVVLALESPESYPVQAPSWWVLEQVAAYPDRLIPFCTVDPRTLVYEDDFGAVTDLLERYVERGARGFGELKAGLAIDDARLETLYELCADHDLPILFHTDEKAMLDEVGLPRLEDVLASYPTVDFIAHAHAWWAHISADVSQADRGEYPSGPIEPGGRVPELLSAYDNIYGDISGISGWNALTRDEAYAQDFLEIHHEQLLFGTDYLHPGQETPQVALFDRFDLPADAWANVRYRTVERLLQ, from the coding sequence ATGTCACGAACGCGAGCGACGGACCACCAGCGATCGGCGACGACGCGACGGCGAGTGCTCGAAGGGATCGGCGTGGGCCTCACTGGCTCCATCGGTCTCGTCGGAACGGGAGCGACTGCGGGAGCCGGGACGACTCGTGAGACGGAGCCGAATCCTCGAGTCGAACCGACACAAGACGCCGTCGCCGACCAACCGCTGATCGACGTCCACACGCATCTGATCCCCGACGAGACCCTCGACAGAACACCGCTGCGTGCCGACGACCTGGTGTCGTGGATGGACAGCCGCGGCATCGACCGCGCCGTCGTTTTGGCGCTCGAGTCGCCCGAGAGCTACCCCGTTCAGGCGCCGAGCTGGTGGGTCTTAGAGCAGGTCGCGGCGTATCCGGATCGACTGATTCCCTTCTGTACGGTCGATCCACGGACGCTGGTCTACGAGGACGACTTCGGAGCCGTGACGGACCTGCTCGAGCGCTACGTCGAACGGGGTGCACGGGGCTTCGGCGAACTGAAAGCCGGGTTGGCTATCGACGACGCACGACTCGAGACGCTGTACGAGTTGTGTGCCGACCACGACCTGCCGATCCTCTTTCACACCGACGAGAAAGCGATGCTCGACGAGGTCGGGCTCCCGCGACTCGAAGACGTACTGGCCTCCTATCCGACGGTCGATTTCATCGCTCACGCCCACGCGTGGTGGGCCCACATCTCCGCGGACGTGAGCCAGGCGGACCGCGGCGAGTATCCGTCGGGACCGATCGAACCCGGCGGTCGCGTCCCCGAACTGCTCTCCGCGTACGACAATATCTACGGCGACATCTCGGGTATTTCGGGCTGGAACGCGCTCACGCGCGACGAAGCGTACGCACAGGACTTTCTCGAGATCCACCACGAACAGCTACTCTTCGGCACGGACTACCTCCATCCGGGACAGGAGACGCCGCAGGTCGCGCTGTTCGATCGGTTCGACCTCCCCGCCGACGCGTGGGCGAACGTTCGATATCGGACCGTCGAACGTCTCCTCCAGTAG
- a CDS encoding NTP transferase domain-containing protein — translation MCGGQGSRLESPHEKPLYPIDGVAMVDRVLSALESSRVDTRYAAVSPNAPETQAHLERAEGVTTVETDGDGYVIDLMALLERPAIEPPILTVAADLPLLSGATVDRVLAVHGESDASQTVCVPVALKRRLGVSIDSTLEPDDHLAPTGVNVVGDANEPESMTHVSYDPRLAINVNRREDARVAADRLAVEDR, via the coding sequence ATGTGCGGGGGCCAAGGCAGCCGCCTCGAGAGTCCCCACGAGAAGCCGCTCTATCCGATCGACGGCGTGGCGATGGTTGACCGCGTGCTCTCGGCCCTCGAGTCGAGTCGCGTCGACACCCGTTACGCCGCCGTCTCGCCGAACGCGCCGGAGACGCAGGCGCATCTGGAGCGAGCCGAGGGCGTGACGACGGTCGAAACCGACGGCGATGGCTACGTGATCGACCTCATGGCGCTGCTCGAGCGCCCCGCGATCGAGCCGCCAATCCTGACCGTCGCGGCCGATCTCCCGCTGCTGTCGGGAGCCACGGTCGACCGAGTGCTCGCGGTCCACGGCGAGAGCGACGCCTCGCAGACCGTCTGCGTGCCCGTGGCACTGAAACGCCGGCTCGGCGTCAGTATCGACTCGACGCTCGAACCAGATGATCACCTCGCGCCGACCGGGGTCAACGTCGTCGGCGATGCGAACGAACCTGAATCCATGACACACGTAAGCTACGATCCACGACTCGCGATCAACGTGAACCGACGCGAAGACGCCCGTGTTGCAGCCGATCGGCTGGCTGTGGAGGACCGGTAA
- a CDS encoding DUF5789 family protein: protein MSDDGPSRDRAQDRAERRKSQRAETTESVLEDVERHLGDLEYPVTSEELATEYGSEAIDLPNETESLGSVFDRLAGEQFDSAEEVREAVYGEITGQAGSPNEANPERELAELDEKKQGSVGKRGGDSL from the coding sequence ATGAGCGACGACGGCCCCAGCCGTGACCGCGCACAGGACCGTGCCGAACGACGGAAGTCACAGCGAGCCGAGACGACCGAGTCGGTTCTCGAGGACGTCGAGCGCCATCTAGGCGACCTCGAGTACCCGGTCACGAGCGAAGAACTCGCCACCGAGTACGGTTCCGAGGCGATCGACCTGCCGAACGAGACGGAGTCGCTCGGCAGCGTCTTCGATCGGTTGGCCGGCGAGCAGTTCGATAGCGCCGAAGAAGTTCGCGAGGCGGTTTACGGCGAGATTACGGGTCAGGCTGGATCGCCAAACGAGGCGAATCCCGAGCGCGAGCTCGCCGAGCTCGACGAGAAAAAACAGGGGTCGGTCGGCAAGCGCGGGGGCGACTCGCTGTAG
- a CDS encoding translation initiation factor IF-2 subunit beta, with protein sequence MDYESSLDRAMEDVPDIGGDEQRLQIPDAETQKDGAFTRFTNLGEIADVLSREDEHLHRFIQREMGTSGKLEDGRGRYNGTFSETDFNAAVDAYVDEYVLCSECGLPDTRLVREDRTPMLRCDACGAFRPVTKRSASSQQQQQADAVEEGKTYTVEITGTGRKGDGVAEKGNYTIFVPGADEGDVVEIYIKNISGNLAFARLA encoded by the coding sequence ATGGATTACGAATCGAGTCTCGACCGAGCGATGGAAGACGTTCCGGACATCGGTGGCGACGAACAGCGACTGCAGATCCCCGATGCGGAGACCCAGAAAGACGGTGCGTTCACGCGGTTTACGAACCTCGGCGAGATCGCCGACGTCCTCTCGCGCGAAGACGAACACTTACACCGATTCATCCAGCGCGAGATGGGGACCAGCGGCAAACTCGAGGACGGCCGTGGCCGGTACAACGGGACCTTCTCCGAGACGGACTTCAACGCGGCCGTCGACGCCTACGTTGACGAGTACGTCCTCTGTTCGGAGTGTGGCCTGCCGGACACCCGCCTCGTCCGCGAGGACCGCACCCCGATGCTGCGCTGTGACGCCTGTGGTGCGTTCCGCCCAGTTACCAAACGCTCCGCGAGCAGCCAACAACAACAGCAGGCCGACGCCGTCGAGGAGGGCAAGACCTACACCGTCGAGATCACCGGCACCGGCCGCAAGGGCGACGGTGTCGCCGAGAAGGGCAACTACACGATCTTCGTCCCCGGCGCCGACGAAGGCGACGTCGTCGAAATTTACATCAAGAACATCTCCGGCAACCTCGCGTTCGCGCGACTCGCCTGA
- the cobD gene encoding threonine-phosphate decarboxylase CobD — protein MDPESVRAGERVPHGGDTDPDVLDFSANTNPYTPDGVAEVYDRALEQSRRYPDDENPDFRAAAAEFVGCTPDRVIPTPGGLAAIRLAMELTLEPGDDALVPYPSFGEYAREVQLQGASPQFVPHDEILEAEGDVLESAALAVVCTPNNPTGDVADPDELAAFAARCGEHETTLLVDEAFLGFTDQPSAAGLEAEHVIVARSLTKLFGLPGLRAGFAVASGEQRDALETARRAWSLGTPAASVGAHCLRQDAFVRETRERVARERARMTNALERRFDVVPSAAPYLLCNVGDRAVDDVIASARTDGVAIRDATTFRGLESHVRVAVKDREANDRLLAALDVLESDDRTGTDGAEARK, from the coding sequence GTGGACCCTGAGTCGGTTCGCGCGGGCGAGCGCGTCCCTCACGGCGGCGACACCGATCCCGATGTCCTCGATTTCTCGGCGAACACCAACCCGTACACGCCCGACGGCGTCGCGGAAGTGTACGACCGCGCGCTCGAGCAATCGCGTCGCTACCCCGACGACGAGAATCCCGATTTCCGGGCCGCTGCGGCCGAGTTCGTCGGCTGTACGCCGGACCGAGTGATCCCGACGCCCGGCGGGTTGGCCGCGATTCGGCTGGCGATGGAGCTCACGCTCGAGCCCGGTGACGACGCGCTGGTTCCGTACCCCAGTTTCGGCGAGTACGCCCGCGAGGTCCAGCTACAGGGCGCGTCGCCGCAGTTCGTCCCCCACGACGAGATCCTCGAGGCCGAGGGCGACGTCCTCGAGTCAGCTGCGCTGGCGGTCGTCTGCACGCCGAACAACCCGACCGGCGACGTGGCCGACCCGGACGAACTGGCGGCGTTTGCGGCCCGCTGTGGCGAGCACGAGACGACGCTGCTGGTCGACGAGGCGTTTCTCGGCTTTACCGACCAACCCTCTGCCGCCGGCCTCGAGGCCGAGCACGTGATCGTCGCCCGCTCGCTCACCAAGCTATTCGGGCTGCCGGGACTGCGGGCCGGCTTCGCCGTTGCGAGCGGTGAACAGCGCGACGCCCTCGAGACGGCTCGTCGCGCGTGGTCGCTGGGCACGCCCGCCGCCAGCGTCGGTGCCCACTGCCTGCGTCAGGACGCGTTCGTCCGCGAGACGCGCGAACGGGTCGCCCGCGAGCGTGCCCGAATGACGAACGCGCTCGAGCGACGGTTCGACGTCGTTCCCTCCGCGGCCCCCTATCTGCTCTGTAACGTCGGCGACCGCGCCGTCGACGACGTGATCGCCTCGGCCCGCACGGACGGCGTCGCCATCCGTGACGCGACGACGTTTCGTGGCCTCGAGTCACACGTCCGCGTCGCCGTCAAAGACCGCGAGGCGAACGATCGACTGCTCGCGGCGCTCGACGTGCTCGAGAGCGACGATCGAACCGGAACGGATGGGGCCGAGGCCCGCAAATGA
- a CDS encoding adenosylcobinamide amidohydrolase — MTGSESAYHAVRRAGVLRISRPDTEWLSTGWNGGKRTSDAVYNVTVPDGWERTDLDAYIAERLERAGFADDADRDQSQTDLGPALLTGAKQRDARGARCGSVTAYATAGISNPAALPMDPAGGADQPDSNGDDGRSGHGTVNIIVGTTTALAPGALANLVAVAAEAKAATLLAETGFPGTTTDAIIVGHDPTGEQVSFSGSATNVGAATRACVREALRATLRAHYEGSDSTLPDTVSDAPYGVSTDVRADVFQPSLED; from the coding sequence ATGACCGGGAGTGAGTCAGCCTACCATGCGGTTCGACGGGCGGGTGTTCTCCGCATCTCTCGGCCCGACACCGAGTGGCTCTCGACGGGGTGGAACGGCGGGAAACGGACGTCGGATGCGGTCTACAACGTCACGGTGCCGGACGGCTGGGAACGGACGGATCTCGATGCATACATTGCCGAGCGACTCGAGCGAGCCGGTTTCGCCGACGACGCCGACCGTGACCAGTCCCAAACCGACCTCGGCCCGGCGCTGCTGACCGGAGCCAAACAGCGCGACGCCCGCGGCGCTCGGTGTGGCTCCGTGACGGCCTACGCGACGGCAGGCATCTCGAACCCGGCCGCGTTGCCGATGGACCCCGCTGGTGGGGCCGACCAACCCGACTCGAATGGTGACGATGGGCGATCCGGCCACGGAACGGTCAACATTATCGTCGGCACGACGACAGCGCTCGCCCCCGGCGCGCTGGCGAACCTCGTCGCCGTCGCCGCGGAGGCGAAAGCCGCGACGCTGCTCGCCGAAACCGGCTTTCCGGGGACGACGACGGACGCGATCATCGTCGGCCACGACCCGACGGGCGAGCAGGTATCCTTCTCGGGCAGCGCCACCAATGTGGGCGCGGCGACTCGAGCCTGCGTTCGCGAGGCGCTCCGGGCCACCCTTCGGGCCCACTACGAGGGCAGCGATTCGACGCTCCCCGACACCGTTTCTGACGCGCCCTACGGTGTCTCGACCGACGTCCGGGCGGACGTCTTTCAGCCCTCGCTCGAGGACTGA
- the cbiB gene encoding adenosylcobinamide-phosphate synthase CbiB, whose amino-acid sequence MLLTTIIIIGLALTLDLLVGEPPNAAHPVAWLGRLIAPLDREWATSERGQRLAGFAIALVVPLVPATVAGGLVLAASVVSPLLGVLAAGLVLFVTSSLRSLLELTETVVAATADHDLETAREEIRGLVGRDTSTLSPAEIRSGAVESAGENLADGLVATLLPFALLAPISLPAAAAAAAWVKGVNTLDSMLGYPSKPHGTGSARLDDLVMWLPARVTAVAIALAGADPKAVFRAREWARDPPSPNSGWPMATLACVLSVRLTKPGVYDLNTGADLPSVADGERAVVVVGRGGVVAALLAVVLAAGITALAGSLEVVIS is encoded by the coding sequence GTGTTGCTGACGACGATCATTATCATCGGACTGGCGCTCACTCTCGACCTGCTCGTCGGTGAGCCGCCGAACGCCGCTCATCCGGTGGCGTGGCTGGGACGGCTCATCGCCCCGCTGGACCGCGAGTGGGCCACAAGCGAGCGCGGCCAGCGACTGGCGGGTTTCGCCATTGCCCTCGTCGTCCCGCTCGTTCCGGCAACCGTCGCAGGCGGGCTCGTCCTCGCGGCGAGTGTCGTCTCACCGCTCCTCGGTGTCCTCGCCGCTGGACTCGTGTTGTTCGTCACGTCTAGCCTGCGCTCGCTGCTCGAGTTGACCGAGACAGTCGTCGCAGCGACCGCTGACCACGATCTCGAGACGGCCCGCGAGGAGATCCGGGGACTCGTCGGCCGCGACACGTCGACGCTGTCACCGGCGGAGATCCGCAGCGGGGCGGTCGAGAGCGCCGGCGAGAACCTCGCCGACGGGCTGGTCGCGACGCTGCTCCCGTTTGCCCTGCTCGCGCCGATCTCGCTGCCGGCCGCTGCAGCGGCTGCAGCGTGGGTCAAAGGCGTCAACACGCTGGATTCGATGCTCGGCTACCCGTCGAAACCCCACGGTACCGGGAGCGCCCGCCTCGACGATCTCGTGATGTGGCTCCCGGCTCGAGTGACGGCGGTCGCGATCGCACTCGCTGGCGCTGATCCAAAAGCCGTCTTTCGTGCGCGCGAGTGGGCACGAGACCCACCCTCGCCCAACTCGGGGTGGCCCATGGCGACGCTCGCCTGTGTCCTCTCGGTTCGGCTCACGAAGCCGGGCGTCTACGATCTCAACACCGGTGCCGACCTGCCGTCGGTTGCCGACGGGGAACGCGCCGTCGTCGTCGTCGGTCGGGGTGGCGTCGTCGCAGCGCTTCTTGCCGTCGTGCTCGCAGCCGGAATCACAGCGCTGGCGGGCTCGCTCGAGGTGGTCATCTCATGA
- a CDS encoding HAD family hydrolase, producing MGVSFDLFDTLVTADRPTDPAAAVATELEKRDVDVPDDWRDAYTEAHVDAPEGAEVPLPAHVSRALSSRDVSYERNAARRAVVSAFDPEVETRSGAVEAVEAARERGPIAICSNCSVPELVGRTLVRSAFDRDDFDAIVTSVGCGWRKPAPQIFELTAAELDVEPANLVHVGDDPRTDGGIEAVGGTALLLTEHPLESIPARLAGHEQTDES from the coding sequence GTGGGAGTATCGTTCGACCTCTTTGACACGCTCGTGACCGCCGACAGACCGACCGATCCGGCCGCAGCCGTCGCGACGGAGCTCGAAAAACGGGACGTCGACGTCCCCGACGACTGGCGCGACGCCTACACCGAGGCCCACGTCGACGCCCCCGAGGGTGCGGAAGTACCGCTCCCGGCACACGTCTCGCGCGCACTCTCGAGTCGCGACGTGAGCTACGAGCGAAACGCGGCCCGCAGAGCGGTCGTCTCGGCGTTCGATCCCGAGGTCGAGACCAGATCCGGTGCCGTCGAAGCGGTCGAGGCTGCCCGCGAGCGGGGGCCGATCGCAATCTGTTCGAACTGCAGCGTGCCCGAGCTGGTAGGCCGAACACTCGTCCGCTCCGCGTTCGACCGCGACGATTTCGACGCCATCGTCACGAGCGTCGGCTGTGGCTGGCGCAAACCCGCCCCACAGATCTTCGAACTCACCGCGGCCGAACTCGACGTCGAACCAGCCAACCTCGTCCACGTCGGCGACGATCCGCGGACCGACGGAGGTATCGAAGCCGTCGGCGGAACGGCGCTGTTGCTCACAGAGCATCCACTCGAGTCGATTCCGGCCCGGCTGGCGGGCCACGAGCAGACGGACGAGTCATGA
- the cobS gene encoding adenosylcobinamide-GDP ribazoletransferase has translation MIRHHLAAVRGALGFLTRLPVGYRDGDWDAFRSRPAAFPVVGYVAGALAAVPLLAADVLPAATVAVGYLLATYAVVGIHHLDGVADLGDALVVHGDTERRREVLKDTTTGVGALLAVSVVVAALALAGLALAGLPVLAAVAIAVAAEVGTKLGLAAMCCFGHANHEGMGQQFTAASRPVSFVVPAVVALPAVALTWPHPASAVALAGAVAGIGLPWYWASRQLGGLNGDIFGAANEIGRIVGVHAGVIAWTLL, from the coding sequence ATGATCCGTCACCACCTCGCCGCGGTGCGTGGCGCGCTCGGCTTTCTCACCCGGCTTCCTGTCGGCTACCGGGACGGCGACTGGGACGCGTTTCGCTCGCGGCCGGCGGCGTTTCCGGTCGTCGGCTACGTCGCCGGGGCGCTGGCTGCGGTGCCGTTGCTCGCAGCCGACGTGCTCCCGGCGGCGACGGTCGCCGTCGGCTACCTGCTCGCGACCTACGCCGTCGTCGGCATCCACCACCTCGACGGCGTGGCGGATCTGGGCGACGCGCTCGTCGTCCACGGCGACACGGAGCGCCGGCGCGAGGTCCTCAAGGACACGACGACCGGCGTCGGCGCGCTGCTGGCCGTCTCGGTTGTCGTCGCTGCGCTCGCGCTGGCCGGCCTCGCGCTGGCCGGTTTGCCCGTCCTCGCGGCGGTCGCCATCGCGGTCGCCGCCGAGGTCGGGACGAAACTCGGCCTGGCCGCAATGTGCTGTTTTGGCCACGCGAACCACGAGGGAATGGGACAGCAGTTCACCGCCGCCTCGAGGCCCGTCTCGTTCGTCGTCCCAGCCGTCGTCGCCCTTCCCGCGGTCGCGTTGACGTGGCCACACCCAGCCAGCGCGGTCGCACTCGCTGGCGCCGTCGCTGGCATCGGGCTCCCGTGGTACTGGGCGAGTCGACAGCTCGGCGGGCTCAACGGCGACATCTTCGGCGCGGCAAACGAGATCGGCCGCATCGTGGGCGTCCACGCGGGGGTGATCGCATGGACGCTGTTGTGA
- the cobT gene encoding nicotinate mononucleotide-dependent phosphoribosyltransferase CobT gives MRVILPAGTTETGLIDGISAAGAAPELMEHTPSADVEILAYGEPTVAPVTPVSPNGCPTPAAVTRAVREVVDFDLSVVDAGLAQPTAAPTVDLGVDPGGDIREPAAVPDAAATFDRAHTYGGSLPDDELMIGETVPGGTTTALGVLTALGEPAGVSSSLPENPIERKREVVDAALEASDAAPGSFEGEPLAAVRAVGDPVQATVTGIAAGALEAGIDVTLAGGTQMVAVAALLRHADVDAPLSIATTSFVADEQGDRLEETCSRLDCDLTVTDPGFDTRDHVSMNRYCAGEAKEGVAMGGALALVPDDRFDEVLDRFETVCARLGIDDTAESAESDGPEAERGP, from the coding sequence ATGCGCGTGATCCTCCCCGCCGGAACGACCGAGACGGGCTTGATCGACGGCATCAGCGCTGCCGGAGCCGCCCCGGAACTGATGGAACACACGCCCTCCGCGGACGTCGAGATCCTCGCATACGGCGAGCCGACGGTCGCCCCGGTGACGCCGGTCAGCCCGAACGGCTGTCCGACGCCGGCGGCGGTGACGCGAGCGGTCCGCGAAGTGGTCGATTTCGACCTCTCAGTCGTCGATGCCGGCCTCGCCCAGCCGACGGCCGCCCCTACCGTCGACCTCGGCGTCGACCCCGGCGGCGACATCCGCGAGCCGGCGGCCGTCCCCGACGCGGCGGCGACCTTCGACCGCGCGCACACCTACGGTGGGAGTCTGCCCGACGACGAACTCATGATCGGTGAGACGGTCCCCGGGGGGACGACGACCGCGCTCGGCGTGCTCACCGCCCTCGGCGAGCCGGCCGGCGTCTCCTCGTCGCTCCCGGAGAACCCGATCGAGCGCAAACGCGAGGTCGTCGACGCGGCGCTCGAGGCGAGCGACGCCGCGCCCGGTAGCTTCGAGGGCGAGCCGCTGGCAGCGGTCCGAGCCGTTGGCGATCCGGTGCAGGCGACCGTCACGGGAATCGCCGCTGGCGCGCTCGAGGCAGGGATCGACGTCACGCTCGCCGGCGGGACCCAGATGGTCGCCGTCGCGGCACTGCTTCGCCACGCCGACGTCGACGCGCCGCTGTCGATCGCGACCACGTCTTTCGTCGCGGACGAACAGGGCGACCGACTCGAGGAGACCTGTTCGCGACTGGACTGTGACCTGACCGTCACCGATCCCGGCTTCGACACTCGCGACCACGTCTCGATGAACCGCTACTGTGCCGGCGAAGCGAAGGAGGGCGTCGCGATGGGCGGTGCGCTCGCACTCGTTCCCGACGACCGATTCGACGAGGTTCTGGATCGCTTCGAGACGGTGTGTGCCCGACTCGGCATCGACGACACAGCCGAATCGGCGGAATCGGACGGGCCGGAGGCCGAGCGTGGACCCTGA